Within the Candidatus Thermoplasmatota archaeon genome, the region ACTGTTTTATCAGATCATCTGGATGTGAATGCAAAGTTGTGCCTCTCCCGGATTATTAATTCGGACAAGTTTCCCGAATAAGATTAGATGTAAAAATACTTTGTGTCATGATCATTTTTCTTTTTTATGATTTTTGATGTTTTTCTCTTTTTCTGGATTCCTGTGAAATCTGGTAATGTGATAGATGTCCTGATAAATTTCTGGACGGATATCTCGAAGGAGTGGACGTATTCCACGGATGGTGGTGAGTAGACTTAAATCTATTTCAATGGTACATATACTCTCTTCAAAATATGTTGATCTTATGAGTTGATTTCCCAAAGGATCATAGAGTTGTGATCCGCCCCAGTAGACGAGATCATCTTGATTACCAGCTAAATTGACATAAATGGTATAGACTGTGTTTTCTAATGCACGTGCAGGCAGTAAAGTTTCAAAAAATTTTCTGGTTACATTTGGTGCCGCTGAAATATAGATAAGCATTTCTGCTCCTTGAAGGACAAGTGCTCTTGCTAACTCTGGAAAGTAGATATCATAACAGATCAGCAGCCCAATAGTTCCAAACCGTGTTTGAAACGTAGATATTTCTTCCCCTTGATCAAAGAAGATTCGTTCTTCAAATGGTCCAAAGTTAGGTAAAAACCATTTGTTGTAATGATCTACTGTTCCATTTGGATGGATCAAAATCGCGCTATTATAAATCAAACCTGTAACTGTGTGATCACGGAGCGGCATACCAAAAATAATATAACAGTTGTTTTTTTTCGCTGTTTTAACGAGTTCTGTAATAGATGGGCCAGTTATCTCTTCAGCCAGATCTCTAAAGTCATCTTTGCAGGGATATCCTGTTAGAAACATTTCACCAAAAATATAAATATCTGCTTTCGTCTTTTGGATCGCAGTTTTAATTTTTTGAATATTTTCTTGCTTGTCTGCGATTTTTGGGCGAGCCGAAATTAATGCAATTTTTACGTTTTTCATAAAAAACCAAAGATGTGATATGCAGTGTTCGTCATATAAAATTTTCACACTGTTCGAATCTGAGAAAAGGTGCCGGTAGCATACATCTGGAAGCGTTTTCCCGTATCATAGCTCTTTTCTACAGAGTATCACTGAGTAGTTCTCTCGTTTGACTTGGATTGTATGATCTTCTTCCCGTTGCTTTTTAATATCGAGATTTATCACATCTCATGTAAAACAGTAACTAACCTGCAGTAACAGGGGAGAAAATTATTTATAGTTTGAAACACACATAAGATGATTATGTAGAACTTACGGGGGGATATTCTGCAACTTATAACACTCCAGAAACTTACACAAGCCATTCATTATTGTCTCAAGATTGATTATGCTGAAGCAAAAACCTATGCTACTCAGGTAATTGACCATTTTGGTTTTGAGGATCGGATTGTTGATAATGCTCTTGACCAACAAGAACGCCGCCTTTTTTATTCTCTTCAAGAAAAAGGTTTACTTACGGCTGAACGAGAAATCTTTTTGTTATCAAATGGCAGGCAATGGCGTATCCATTACTGGCATTTAAATAAACCTACCATACTGCAGTATGCAACGCCCCATGTTGAGTGTCAAAAGCAACAGAGTACCATCATAAAACAATCCCCAGTTCAGCAACCATCGGTTTATGCTTATCTTCCTCCAGAATTGTGGAGGATGCGCAAAAAAACATCCCCTCTCTCATAGACTCTGTATTTATTCTTTCTGCTATCTTTTTAAATAGTTCTTCTATATGTTTCATGTTTGTTATATGAAATCAGATAGCGAGATCGCTCAGTCAACACCACTTCAACCAATTGAAAGTATCGCTCAAAAAGCAGGTCTTCGAGATGAGGAAATCATTTTTTTAGGAAACTATAAAGCAAAAGTGTCATTGTCAGTATTACAACGTATCCAGGATCGTCGAAATGGGAAGCTAATTCTTGTAACGACGATCAATCCAACTCCTTATGGCGAAGGAAAAACTACGATTACCATTGGTTTAGCTCAAGCATTAGCATTACTTGGGAAAAAAACAATTCTTGCAATCCGAGAGCCGTCTCTTGGTCCGATTATGGGTTTAAAAGGAGGTGCTACCGGTGGAGGATATTCTCAGGTTGTTCCTCGTGAAGATATTAACCTTCATTTTACGGGGGATATGCATGCCATAACAAGTGCTCATAATCTTCTTGCAAGTCTTCTTGATAATCATATCCATCATGGTGATGTGTTTCATATTGATCCTCGATATATTGTTTGGCCGCGAGTTCTTGATATTAGTGATCGAGCGTTGCGTCATACGGTCATTGGTCTTGGCGGCCCGAATGATGGAGTTCCTCATGAAGTTGAATTTGCAATTACGCCTGCTTCAGAAATTATGGCGATTTTATGTTTATCAAAAAATATTGTCGATATGAAGGAGCGTCTCAGCAATATTATCGTTGCATATACGTATGATAACAAACCAATTTTTGCCCGTGATCTTAAAGCTGTTGGTGCACTATCGGTGCTTTTAAAAGATGCAATACTACCAAATCTCGTTCAAACCTTGGAGGGAGTACCTGCATTTGTTCAT harbors:
- a CDS encoding carbon-nitrogen hydrolase family protein, with product MKNVKIALISARPKIADKQENIQKIKTAIQKTKADIYIFGEMFLTGYPCKDDFRDLAEEITGPSITELVKTAKKNNCYIIFGMPLRDHTVTGLIYNSAILIHPNGTVDHYNKWFLPNFGPFEERIFFDQGEEISTFQTRFGTIGLLICYDIYFPELARALVLQGAEMLIYISAAPNVTRKFFETLLPARALENTVYTIYVNLAGNQDDLVYWGGSQLYDPLGNQLIRSTYFEESICTIEIDLSLLTTIRGIRPLLRDIRPEIYQDIYHITRFHRNPEKEKNIKNHKKEK